CTCTACTGGAATAGACTTTCTCAAGAAATTCGCGAACAAAATGATGATGCTAAAAAAGAAATTCCTTTTTTGATTATTAGTGCTGACAAACAGGAGTCTTACCTTAAAAAACTCAAGGAGTATAATTCTACAGATTATTTAAGCAAACCATTCAATCAGAATCAGTTTGAGAAAATGATTTGCAGTATTTTAAACTGCGCCAACTTAAAAGAGTCCGAAGAAGATAAACCTGCAAAACCAGCCCCAACTCCAGATTCATCATGGAAAGACTCACCCGTTGAAGTTCCAGCACCAATTGTTAAGGCATTTACTGAAGTACCATTGAAGCTTTGGAGCAATATATGGCTGAAGCGGTGCCGGAAAGCCCCAACGNNNNNNNNNNNNNNNNNNNNNNNNNNNNNNNNNNNNNNNNNNNNNNNNNNNNNNNNNNNNNNNNNNNNNNNNNNNNNNNNNNNNNNNNNNNNNNNNNNNNAACTCCAGATTCATCATGGAAAGACTCACCCGTTGAAGTTCCAGCACCAATTGTTAAGGCATTTACTGAAGTACCATTGAAGCTTTGGAGCAATATATGGCTGAAGCGGTGCCGGAAAGCCCCAACGGCCCTGCCGGGTTAAATGGTTACTTCAGTGCCTGGGTCGATCTTTTATCCGCTGAGGATAGAATCCAGATAACAATACTCATTAACTTTCCCAAAGAAGTCGCTTGTGGTATTTACGAAGAAATATTCGGAGAAGTAGATATCGAACAAGTATGCGGCGTAGCTCAAGAGCTAACTAATATTATTGGCGGTATCGTCAAACCAAGAATTTCTTCATTTTCAAGAGACATAGCAAATTTAATATATGACTCTAATGATATAAGAGACGGAATTGAACTGGTTTGGGATTTAGGTCTTCCTGAGTCCAAGATGGGAGAAGATCATTCTCAAGACATCGCACCGAATGGAGTTCCCAAGTTTCACGTTCCTTTTAAGATTAAAGATCAGACTTTTCATCTTGTTGTACTTATTCAAAAGTATTGATACCTGTTTTAGGCAAAATCCCTGCTTAACCGCAAAATATTTTCAATATTCCCGCTATAATTGAATAACAGGTTGCAACACCTACACCGCAGCACCCCACAAAAAAACCATATATATCAAATAATTACACCACCCCCTGTCCGCCCGGAAAAATCAGGTTATCTGTAAGGGCTGGTCGTAGAAACCGACAAAAGTTTCAATATATATAAGTTTTTATATAGAATAGGTCCAACAAGGTTAGATTATAGTTAGATTTAAAATTGCAGGGTTTTAAGGCTGCGGCAAAGGCAACTCTCTTTGCTTTGATATTTTCAGGAGATAAATAGTGAATACCCGTTCAAAAATTCTTCAAGACGTTCAGAACTATTACGGAAAAGTACTTAAAACCAAAAATGATCTTCAGACCAGCGCATGTTGCGCGGCAGATACAATGCCCGCATACCTGCGTCCATACTTGAAAAATATACATGAAGAGGTACAGTCCCGGTTTTATGGTTGTGCCTCTTCATTTCCTGCCAGTATTTATGGAAAAACAGTCGTTGATCTCGGATGTGGTTCTGGTCGGGACTGCTACCTTCTAGCCCAGCTGGTAGGACCAGATGGTATGGTCATCGGTATTGATATGACCGATGAACAACTTGCTGTAGCCAGAAAGCACGTCGACTTTCATACCAACAAATTTAATCTGGATAAACCCAACGTAGACTTTCGAAAAGGCTGGATTGAAGATCTCAGTTCCGCAAATCTTGAAGATAATTCTGTAGATGTCATTATTTCCAACTGCGTGATCAATCTCTCTCCTGATAAAGAAAGTGTATTTCGTGAAATTTTCCGGGTTCTCAAACCTGGAGGCGAGTTGTACCTTTCAGATGTTTTTTCTGGACGACGGGTACCGGAACCACTGACCACTGACCCCGTCTTACTTGGCGAATGCCTTGGGGGAGCCCTGTACATAGAAGATTTCAGGCGAATTTTAACAAAAACAGGTGTTCTTGATTATCGAGTGATCACCAAAAACCAGTTGACTCTTAACAACGAGGACATCCAGCGCAAAGCAGGCATGATTGACTTTTATTCTATGACCGTGCGTAGTTTCAAATGCGATTTCGAAGATATATGCGAAAACTTTGGTCATGTCGCCTATTACAAAGGTAGTATTCCAGAGTTCCCACACGGGTTCACTCTTGACGATCATCATTATTTTCAAACAGGTATTCCCGTTCCAGTTTGTGGCAACACAAGCAAAATGCTCAGCGATACCCGTTTCAGTGAGCATTTTGATATCCAGGGAGATTTTACAACCCATTATGGACCCTTTGACTGCAGCTCACCGCAAGCTCAGGAAGGAATCTCCGCAATAAATAATGGCGCATGTTGTTAGACACCTTATATGCAGTAAACTATAGCTCTATTTGAGTTGGGTGAATGGCAAGTCAGACCATCGATATATTATGCAGCCAGTGCGGGGGTTTTATACTTCGATATCAAAAGAAAGGCTCGGGTCAACTGATAAGACTCTACCTCAACCGAGTCGTTAAACCCAGTTCACTTACAGAGTTAAGATCCATTTCAAACAAGTCAGATCTCCCCACATTGAAATGCGAAGACTGTGGAAACCGAATAGGACTGCCTCAAGAGGGAGGTACCTTCCGTATGTTAAAAGGCAAATTCAGGAGAAAGGCTGCAAAATAGAAGTTCGTCTACACAACAATGATCCTATAACTTCTTCATCATGATGAATATGGTCGAGAGTATCATTTAGGTAAAGCAGAAGCTCCTGATTTAACAAGAAGAACGAATAATTCATCCAAAGTCTTAGCTAATTTAATGAGTGCACCAATATAGGTCTTTCAAATTGGTGGAATCCGCAATTTTTTATCAGAAGTCTTTAGGAGATAAATCTATTTAATTCAAACAATTCTGAAAAAATAATGATGGGCAGCCAAAGTAATTGTATATTGAACGATCATAATACAGGCAAAAGGGATAAGGCTGGTTGTAAGAATTCCCATAACGGCAAACAAGGCAAGTAAAAAAAGTGGAAGGTCAAGACCATTCCACCGCCAAAGGAGCAACAAAATTTTTATTTTCTCAAAGCACGCC
This sequence is a window from Nitrospinota bacterium. Protein-coding genes within it:
- a CDS encoding methyltransferase domain-containing protein produces the protein MPAYLRPYLKNIHEEVQSRFYGCASSFPASIYGKTVVDLGCGSGRDCYLLAQLVGPDGMVIGIDMTDEQLAVARKHVDFHTNKFNLDKPNVDFRKGWIEDLSSANLEDNSVDVIISNCVINLSPDKESVFREIFRVLKPGGELYLSDVFSGRRVPEPLTTDPVLLGECLGGALYIEDFRRILTKTGVLDYRVITKNQLTLNNEDIQRKAGMIDFYSMTVRSFKCDFEDICENFGHVAYYKGSIPEFPHGFTLDDHHYFQTGIPVPVCGNTSKMLSDTRFSEHFDIQGDFTTHYGPFDCSSPQAQEGISAINNGACC